One Aphelocoma coerulescens isolate FSJ_1873_10779 chromosome 5, UR_Acoe_1.0, whole genome shotgun sequence DNA segment encodes these proteins:
- the CLEC14A gene encoding LOW QUALITY PROTEIN: C-type lectin domain family 14 member A (The sequence of the model RefSeq protein was modified relative to this genomic sequence to represent the inferred CDS: deleted 1 base in 1 codon), with product MPRSAPAPDTFPPAGPGEGRGNGVGAGEGRRGRQTPAQAGSERQHSRRGSRAPQPAAGMRRAGPWCLLLAAASALARTPPPPRAAVRCPPAGACFSAHLANVSYAEARGACDQQRGGLAWVSGEPELRLLLGLLAEAAVPTPALFWVGLKRNASACTHEEQPLRGFSWEGVGGGTAPQEVPAALGRWVQEPLRSCLTARCAGLHLARNGPRWGWKERVCQLESPGYLCRYQYEGACPDLSPAGALDLDYRLPFEEHSSGPGFSPPGTVLTVACPGGEVRLTCQPEPGGFAWKAAEKPLCPCPFGRRSPDSGRCAGAAGCRDAAGGVACACIPGGPDGTPCPGTGPTPTATGGPAEPSGARTEGRRPSIPAPGGSVEPPASTTAAAGGENTAAPPPSSSSNYVFILVTVAVVVLVILVMTVLGVFKICFNKKSEGHGDKEPPEAGSKAEAGSAEPSGAAGGE from the exons ATGCCGAGGTCAGCCCCGGCTCCCGACACGTTTCCTCCGGCAGGTCCGGGGGAGGGCCGTGGGAACGGGGTCGGCGCTGGAGAGGGACGGCGCGGGCGGCAGACGCCAGCCCAAGCCGGGTCCGAACGCCAGCACAGCCGCCGGGGCAGC CGCGCCCCTCAGCCCGCCGCCGGCATGAGGCGGGCCGGGCCCTGGTGCCTGCTCCTGGCCGCTGCCTCCGCTCTGGCCCGGACCCCGCCACCCCCGCGGGCCGCCGTGCGCTGCCCGCCCGCCGGCGCCTGCTTCAGCGCCCACCTCGCCAACGTCTCGTACGCCGAGGCCCGCGGTGCCTGCGACCAGCAGCGGGGCGGCCTCGCTTGGGTCAGCGGCGAGCCCGAGCTGcgcctgctgctggggctgctggcggAGGCAGCGGTGCCCACGCCCGCGCTGTTCTGGGTCGGGCTGAAGAGGAACGCCTCCGCCTGCACCCACGAGGAGCAGCCGCTCCGCGGCTTCTCCTGGGAGGGCGTTGGGGGTGGGACGGCCCCGCAGGAGGTGCCGGCGGCGCTCGGCCGGTGGGTGCAGGAACCCCTGCGGTCCTGCCTCACCGCCCGCTGCGCCGGGCTGCACCTGGCCCGGAATGGCCCCAGATGGGGCTGGAAGGAGCGGGTCTGCCAGCTGGAAAGCCCGGGCTACCTCTGCAGGTATCAGTACGAGGGTGCCTGCCCCGACCTCAGTCCCGCGGGCGCCCTCGACCTCGACTACCGCCTCCCCTTCGAGGAGCACAGCAGCGGCCCCGGCTTCAGCCCGCCGGGCACCGTACTGACGGTGGCTTGTCCCGGCGGCGAGGTGCGGCTCACCTGCCAGCCCGAGCCGGGCGGCTTCGCCTGGAAGGCGGCAGAGaagcccctctgcccctgccccttcGGCCGCAGGAGCCCCGACAGCGGGCGGTGCGCCGGGGCCGCTGGGTGCCGCGATGCCGCCGGCGGCGTCGCCTGTGCCTGCATACCGGGTGGCCCGGACGGGACTCCCTGCCCGGGCACGGGGCCGACTCCCACCGCTACAGGCGGCCCCGCGGAGCCGTCGGGTGCCAGGACGGAGGGGCGGCGTCCTTCCATCCCTGCACCCGGCGGTTCCGTGGAGCCGCCCGCCAGCACCACGGCTGCCGCCGGCGGAGAGAATACAGCTGCTCCGccaccctcctcctcttccaacTACGTTTTCATCCTGGTGACAGTCGCGGTGGTGGTGCTGGTCATCCTGGTCATGACCGTCCTTGGGGTGTTCAAAATCTGCTTCAACAAGAAATCCGAGGGCCACGGGGACAAGGAGCCGCCGGAGGCCGGCAGCAAGGCGGAGGCAGGCTCAGCGGAGCCCAGCGGAGCAGCGGGCGGTGAATAG